In Exiguobacterium sibiricum 7-3, a genomic segment contains:
- a CDS encoding glycine C-acetyltransferase, with protein MGFEHLRTELEEMKQAGTFRELVALESAQHNRVTVDGKELIQLSSNNYLGLAAHPRLAKRAADAALEFGAGTGSVRTIAGTLEMHQAFERELATFKHTEAALVFQSGFATNLGVLSALLGPEDVVISDALNHASIIDGIRLTKAKRRIYNHVDLADLEAALQETQDARTRLVVTDGVFSMDGNIAPLPEIVELAEKYDALVMVDDAHASGVLGKSGRGTVNHFGLDGRVALQVGTLSKAIGVLGGYVACEQHVKDYLIHKGRPFLFSTSHPPAVVEANREALRVMEEETELFDRLWENTEFFKHGLRELGFNIGTSTTPITPVIVGDEALCHQLSDRLRQHGVFAQGIAFPTVAKGKARVRTIVTAEHTREDLEQALEAFKQVGQELELI; from the coding sequence ATGGGTTTTGAGCATTTACGGACAGAATTAGAAGAGATGAAACAAGCGGGGACGTTCCGAGAACTCGTCGCACTCGAAAGTGCCCAGCACAACCGGGTGACGGTCGACGGGAAAGAATTGATTCAACTGTCGTCGAACAACTATCTCGGACTCGCGGCGCACCCGCGTCTCGCGAAGCGGGCAGCGGACGCTGCTCTTGAATTCGGTGCCGGAACAGGATCGGTCCGGACGATTGCCGGAACACTCGAAATGCACCAAGCATTCGAACGGGAACTGGCGACCTTTAAGCATACGGAAGCGGCACTTGTCTTCCAATCAGGATTCGCGACAAACCTCGGTGTGTTGTCAGCCTTGCTTGGACCGGAAGACGTCGTCATTTCTGACGCCTTGAACCATGCATCAATCATCGACGGGATTCGTCTGACAAAAGCGAAACGCCGGATTTACAATCACGTCGATCTTGCGGACTTGGAAGCGGCTCTGCAGGAAACACAAGACGCGCGGACACGTCTCGTCGTTACGGACGGTGTCTTCTCGATGGACGGTAATATCGCGCCACTCCCAGAAATCGTTGAACTGGCTGAAAAATATGATGCCCTCGTCATGGTCGATGATGCCCATGCATCCGGTGTTCTCGGAAAAAGTGGCCGCGGAACCGTTAATCACTTCGGTCTCGACGGACGGGTCGCGTTGCAAGTCGGGACACTCTCAAAAGCGATCGGTGTTCTCGGCGGGTACGTCGCGTGTGAACAACACGTCAAAGACTATCTGATTCATAAAGGCCGTCCGTTCTTATTCTCGACGTCCCATCCGCCGGCAGTCGTTGAAGCGAACCGGGAAGCGCTTCGTGTCATGGAAGAAGAAACAGAACTGTTTGACCGTCTCTGGGAAAACACGGAATTCTTCAAACACGGATTACGGGAACTCGGCTTTAATATCGGCACGTCGACGACGCCGATCACACCGGTCATCGTCGGCGACGAAGCATTATGCCATCAGCTGTCAGACCGCCTGCGTCAACACGGTGTCTTTGCACAAGGGATTGCCTTCCCGACTGTTGCCAAAGGTAAAGCACGTGTCCGGACAATCGTCACAGCCGAACATACACGGGAAGACTTGGAGCAAGCGCTCGAAGCGTTTAAACAAGTCGGTCAAGAGCTGGAATTGATTTAA
- a CDS encoding 2-oxoacid:ferredoxin oxidoreductase subunit beta yields the protein MATFKDFRNDVKPNWCPGCGDFSIQAAIQRAVANVGLEPEELALISGIGCSGRISGYINTYGFHGVHGRSLPIAQGVKMANRELTVIASGGDGDGFAIGMGHTIHAFKRNVDMTYIVMDNQIYGLTKGQTSPTSALGFKTKSTPKGSIEKSVSPVELALTAGATFVAQSFSNDLKGLTSLIEQATQHKGFAFINVFSPCVTFNKVNTYDWFKQNLTKLDDLDDYDATNLDLAKRVVHEHNGLVMGLIYQDDSRPDYQSQIDGYADQGLTFANLDMNEETFGKLAAEFM from the coding sequence ATGGCAACCTTTAAAGATTTCAGAAACGATGTCAAACCGAACTGGTGTCCCGGCTGCGGCGACTTTTCGATTCAAGCAGCCATCCAACGGGCAGTCGCAAATGTCGGACTGGAGCCGGAGGAGCTGGCTTTGATTTCCGGCATCGGCTGTTCGGGAAGGATTTCCGGTTATATCAATACGTACGGGTTCCACGGCGTTCACGGCCGGTCGTTACCGATTGCCCAAGGCGTCAAGATGGCGAACCGTGAATTGACGGTCATCGCGTCCGGTGGTGACGGAGACGGATTCGCCATCGGGATGGGACATACGATTCATGCCTTCAAACGAAATGTCGATATGACGTACATCGTCATGGACAATCAAATCTATGGTTTGACAAAGGGACAGACGTCACCGACGTCGGCGCTCGGCTTTAAGACGAAGTCGACGCCCAAAGGATCGATCGAAAAGAGTGTCTCACCAGTCGAACTCGCTTTGACGGCAGGCGCGACATTCGTTGCCCAAAGTTTTTCGAATGACTTAAAAGGATTGACGAGTCTGATTGAACAGGCGACGCAACATAAAGGATTTGCCTTCATCAATGTCTTCAGTCCGTGTGTGACGTTCAATAAAGTCAACACGTACGACTGGTTTAAACAGAATCTGACGAAACTGGATGATCTCGATGACTATGATGCGACGAATCTGGACCTTGCAAAACGGGTCGTCCACGAACATAACGGTCTCGTCATGGGCTTGATTTATCAAGACGATTCGCGTCCGGATTATCAGTCACAAATCGACGGGTATGCCGATCAGGGGCTGACTTTTGCAAATCTCGATATGAATGAAGAAACATTTGGTAAACTTGCGGCTGAATTCATGTAA
- a CDS encoding iron chelate uptake ABC transporter family permease subunit: protein MHRKPKPYRSERITAHTSDRNASAFPSKRHARRYWILLSLFLFGGLLCSLGLLLYNNPVPVQSPSFWPVVERRITAVATMAIAALCQSLATVAFHSVTNNRIITPSLLGFDALYSTIQTSMIFFFGAGALIGFSGTGAFLTQVGLMLVMSLLLYGWLLSGKYADLQLLLLVGIILGTGLNSLASFMRRMLDPSEFDILQARLFGSVTNADSAYFPIVIPVVLIVSVLLFLSANRLNVIALGKDVATSFGVNHRRSVIYILILISLLMAMSTALIGPLTFFGFLVATLSYQVASTYDHKYVLPMAFSIGFLVLTSAYFFMYHIFNAPSVVSVIIELFGGLIFLTVLLRKRSL, encoded by the coding sequence ATGCACCGAAAACCAAAACCCTACCGAAGTGAACGAATAACCGCTCATACAAGTGACCGGAATGCTTCTGCCTTCCCGTCCAAACGACATGCACGCCGCTACTGGATCTTGTTGTCCCTGTTTCTGTTCGGTGGACTGCTCTGTTCCCTTGGTCTCCTTCTCTACAACAATCCGGTACCCGTTCAGTCACCTTCCTTTTGGCCGGTCGTCGAACGCCGGATCACAGCCGTCGCGACGATGGCGATTGCCGCACTCTGCCAAAGTCTCGCCACCGTCGCCTTTCATTCGGTCACGAATAACCGGATCATCACGCCGTCCCTGCTTGGATTCGATGCGCTGTACTCAACGATTCAAACGTCGATGATCTTTTTCTTTGGTGCAGGGGCTCTGATCGGTTTTTCCGGAACGGGAGCCTTTTTGACACAAGTCGGTCTCATGCTCGTGATGAGTCTGTTGCTCTACGGATGGCTGTTATCCGGAAAATATGCCGATTTACAACTCCTGTTGCTCGTCGGGATCATCCTTGGCACCGGACTGAATTCTCTTGCAAGCTTCATGAGACGGATGCTTGACCCGTCTGAATTCGATATTCTGCAGGCCCGATTGTTCGGTTCAGTCACGAATGCCGATTCTGCCTATTTTCCAATCGTGATTCCGGTCGTCCTGATCGTCAGTGTCTTGTTGTTCCTGTCGGCGAACCGTCTGAATGTCATCGCCCTCGGAAAGGACGTCGCGACCTCGTTCGGCGTCAATCACCGCCGAAGCGTCATCTATATCCTCATCCTTATTTCCCTGCTCATGGCGATGTCGACGGCACTGATCGGACCACTGACGTTTTTCGGTTTTCTCGTTGCCACACTCAGTTATCAGGTCGCTTCCACGTATGACCATAAGTACGTCTTGCCGATGGCCTTTTCGATTGGTTTTCTCGTTCTGACGAGTGCTTATTTCTTTATGTATCATATTTTCAATGCACCGAGCGTCGTCTCCGTCATCATCGAACTGTTTGGCGGTTTGATTTTCTTAACGGTGTTATTACGAAAGAGGTCCTTATGA
- the tdh gene encoding L-threonine 3-dehydrogenase, whose amino-acid sequence MMTKLVTAVEDTTKVKTMRALVKEERGFGAVLKEVAVPSPKRGEVLIRVEATSICGTDVHIYEWDAWAASRVNPPYVFGHEFSGEVVELGEGTKRLKLGDRVSAETHIVCHQCKQCLRGQYHICKNTKIIGVDTQGCFAEYVVMPEENLWVNPEDMPAAIASIQEPMGNAVHTVLASDVSAKTVAVVGCGPIGLMAVSVAKAAGAAEVIAIDVNPYRLELAKTMGADVVIDSRHEDVLERVRMMTDGDGIDVVCEMSGHPVAIGQAFEMVTAGGDVNILSLPVKPVEIDLTNHVVFKGVRVQGITGRKMYETWSQVSAFLSSGKVDVKPLITHTLPLERFEEGFELMRQGKCGKVVLQPRGTN is encoded by the coding sequence ATGATGACAAAACTAGTGACAGCTGTAGAAGATACGACAAAAGTAAAAACGATGCGGGCACTCGTCAAGGAGGAACGGGGATTTGGCGCTGTCTTGAAAGAAGTGGCGGTTCCGTCACCAAAACGCGGTGAAGTCTTGATCCGTGTCGAGGCGACTTCAATTTGCGGGACGGATGTCCATATTTACGAATGGGATGCCTGGGCGGCGTCACGCGTTAATCCGCCGTACGTCTTCGGACATGAGTTTTCAGGCGAAGTCGTGGAACTGGGTGAAGGGACGAAGCGTCTGAAACTCGGCGACCGTGTTTCGGCGGAAACACATATCGTCTGTCATCAATGCAAACAGTGTCTGCGGGGGCAGTATCACATTTGTAAAAACACAAAAATCATCGGTGTCGACACACAAGGTTGTTTTGCCGAGTACGTCGTCATGCCGGAAGAAAATCTCTGGGTCAATCCGGAGGACATGCCGGCCGCTATCGCATCGATTCAAGAACCGATGGGTAATGCCGTCCATACGGTCCTTGCAAGTGATGTCAGTGCGAAAACGGTGGCAGTCGTCGGCTGTGGTCCGATCGGTCTGATGGCCGTATCCGTCGCGAAAGCGGCAGGAGCTGCGGAAGTCATCGCAATTGATGTCAACCCGTACCGTTTAGAGCTTGCGAAGACGATGGGCGCGGATGTCGTCATCGATTCGCGTCATGAAGATGTCCTCGAGCGGGTCCGGATGATGACGGACGGGGACGGCATTGATGTCGTCTGCGAAATGAGCGGTCATCCGGTCGCAATTGGTCAAGCATTCGAGATGGTGACAGCAGGAGGAGACGTTAACATCTTGAGTCTGCCGGTCAAACCGGTCGAAATCGACTTGACGAATCATGTCGTCTTTAAAGGTGTCCGCGTGCAAGGGATCACAGGCCGGAAAATGTATGAGACATGGAGTCAGGTATCGGCCTTCCTATCGAGCGGAAAAGTCGATGTTAAACCGTTGATCACGCATACGTTACCACTCGAACGGTTTGAAGAAGGATTCGAATTGATGCGACAAGGGAAATGTGGAAAGGTCGTACTACAACCAAGGGGGACGAATTAA
- a CDS encoding iron ABC transporter ATP-binding protein, translating into MIKLTQVKKTYTDHVQIGPLELEIPKAGLTALIGPNGAGKSTTLMMIGRLLQLDEGQIQVAGLDVSSTKSKDLAKIMTILRQENHFVTRLTVRQLVGFGRFPYSQGRMTLEDEKITSKYIDFLDLTPLENRYLDELSGGQRQRAYVAMVLCQETDYVLLDEPLNNLDIARSVQMMGYLRHVADELGRTIITVLHDINFAAKYADHICAMKHGQIAAFGTVQEIMVANTLSDIFETDLEIIDGPYGPIAVY; encoded by the coding sequence ATGATTAAATTAACGCAAGTCAAAAAAACGTATACGGATCATGTCCAGATCGGTCCGCTTGAGTTAGAGATTCCGAAAGCGGGTCTGACCGCACTGATCGGACCGAACGGCGCCGGTAAATCGACGACACTGATGATGATCGGTCGTCTGTTGCAACTTGATGAAGGACAGATTCAAGTCGCAGGACTCGATGTCTCAAGCACGAAGTCAAAGGATTTAGCAAAAATCATGACGATTCTTCGTCAGGAAAATCATTTCGTGACCCGGCTGACGGTTCGCCAACTGGTCGGATTTGGCCGGTTCCCCTACTCGCAAGGGCGCATGACACTGGAAGATGAGAAAATCACGTCAAAATACATCGACTTTCTTGACCTGACACCACTTGAGAACCGTTACCTCGATGAACTGTCAGGCGGACAACGTCAACGGGCTTATGTCGCGATGGTCTTGTGTCAGGAGACGGACTACGTGTTGCTTGATGAACCGCTCAACAATCTCGATATCGCCCGGTCCGTCCAGATGATGGGATATCTGCGTCATGTCGCGGATGAGCTTGGAAGAACGATCATAACCGTCTTACACGACATCAATTTTGCGGCGAAATATGCCGACCATATTTGTGCGATGAAACATGGACAGATTGCTGCATTCGGTACGGTACAGGAAATCATGGTCGCAAACACGCTCTCCGATATTTTTGAGACCGATCTCGAGATTATTGACGGACCATACGGACCGATTGCCGTTTATTGA